CAAATCCTCTACATATCAAGACAATAAACAACTTTCTTTTActgtcttttctttatagttGTAAGATCTCACGTCTGACATTATTGTAATgaccaatattttttttctaattattgtattacagtagactccctcttaaCCGGTCCCGCATTAACCGACCGTCGTATTAACCGGCCACTCCCCCTTCCTATTGTTTTGGGTACGAGACGAAGTGGCGCTTGATGATCGTCTCTCGACCCCGGTTGTCGGTTGTCAGTTCTGTTTTCTGTTTTTGCTTTCGAGGAGGATTGAATTCGTCTTATGCGAAAATGAGTGAGAAGCATAAACGTGTTGTGACGATGAAAAAACGTCTAAGTATGCTTAAACGGATCGACAAAGGTGAATTGGTAGAGGAAATTTGTTCAGAGTTGAATGTGGATAAAAGTACAGTGAATGACTGGCGAAGGGATCGGCGTTCAATCGAGGATTTCTGCGCCCAAATGGAAtcagaaaaaaatctaaaaactagATGCACTAAAAAAAAGAAATTCGAGATAGTAGATGAAGCTCTTTGGTTGTGGTTCCTTCAAGAACAGCGAAGGGGTAACACCTATTAGCGGCCCGATTCTAATGGAAAAGGCTTTATGTATACACAGCAAAATTATAGACGGAGGCGAATATATTGCAGGCTGACTCGCTGGAAGGCACGTCACGGAGTTAATTATGCACACGTAAGTGGAGAAAAAATGTCCACGGGCGCTTCAGGTGTAACTAATTTTACCTCCAAGTTTGTAGAaattataaaatagaagaaattaaaCCCGAACAAGTATATAACATGGATAAGACGGGTCTCAATTTTAAAATGCTTCCagaaaaaacatttttgggaAGTCATGAAAAATTGGCTTCtggatttaaaaagaataaagagCGCATTATAGTTGCTGTTTGTTCAAATGCTGCAGGAACACACAAAATGCCTCTTTTCATTGTTGGTAAGTCCGCTAAACCGCgtgcatttaaaaatttacatCCATTGTCCCTCCCCGTATTCTACAGATCACAAAAATCAGCATGGATCTATTCAAAGAATGGTTTAATCGTGAATTTGTTCCAAGAGTAACGCGCCATCTTAAGAGCGTAAATCTTCCCACTAAAGCAGTCCTACTTCTCTATAATGCTCCAACTCAACCTGGAAACCTAACATGTgagacagatgacataaaaattaTCTTTCTTCCTCCTAATGTGACAAGCTCGGTACAACCGATGGATCAAGGGGTGATTGAAAGCTTGAAAAGACTATACAGACGTAAATTACTGTCTGAAATTTTACAATGCGCAGAAAGTGAAGACCTCAATCTTATTGTTAtcatcaaaaaaattaacttaaaggACATAATTTACATGTTAGCTTCCGCATTCCAAGAAGTCTTAGCGAAAACTTTGGGCCAATATTGATTAACTTGTTGAGTGTCAACAATCACACGAAGAAGATAATTCTACCACCATTCTTCAAGATCTCCAAACGATATCCGAAAATGTCCAAATGCAGGCCAAAGATATTGAAGAATGGATGAAATttgatatatgtatgtatgtatgtacacttcccgtcatataaaactggtacacttttttttcccaatgtaaacctgtgttcagactggacacaatggtccgtgaatcaattcgttgttgccatcacagacaacggaattgcacaaaatctaaatatataaaaaataacgttcaaaaatggataaaacttttagataggtattatttttattattaacaacaaaaaaccgtatctaataaatttaataaccagagatagggttgagctaatatccaaaatgtttgaaggatctttaaacctagggtattggcacagggaacattggaatgcatatactgtaattttatacttcaattatcTACCGAACACGAATTGTATtttgtgtcaataagtttagtaacatgcaaactaccaaaattaaattattatttattacaagaacaaTAAAGGTGGTTAAAGGTTGGTAAAGGACCTCGGAGGCAGTACGAGTTGTCGATGCTCACACTGCAATAAAACTCTGAGAAACGTCCACTGTTTTCTGAAGAAAAAGTCGGAAGTTCTAGGAATAGAACTCAGCTCTGCCAACAAATCCTAATCTCACGTCCTCGAAGGCAATATGCCGCGTAACCACTGGGTGCATGGCGCACAATGGGTGTGCGTTATGTAGCTGACGAGAGAGGGTGAAAGGCGAGTTTCTGGCGCCTTAAAACTGGAACATATCGGCTATGGGAATAAACCCAGACAGAAAAttctggtcctccaggttggAGGTTGTGCTATGGACCAGCGATCCATACACGGAAAAATACACTGCTACGAAACGAATACTATTGCCTCGGAATAGGACAGATTATCAGGACAAACGACGTAAGCTACGAATAAAGGACACTCTATTAGGGACATGGAACGTACTAAGTTGGTATCGACCTGGAATTTCCACAAGAGCAATAAAACAGCTGGAAGAACTACAATACGATGTGACTGCAATCCAAGAAGTCAGATGGACTGGGTCTGGGGCAATCCAAATGGAGAAGTCAATAGTGTTATGGTCTGGACATGAAACACGTCATGAAAGAGGGTGTGGTTTTGTAATAAGCGAAAGGATTAAATCTGCTATACTAGATTTCAAAGCAATTAATGATAGAGTCTGTAGCATAAGAATAAAGGGCAAATGGTTCAATCTATCGATATTCTCAGTGTATGCACCAACCGAAGAAGCagcagaaaaagagaaggaagaattCTATGACTCCCTAACCCGATTATACACGGAAGCCCCAAAacatgacatcaaaataatattagGGGACTTAAACGCAAAAATAGGCAAAGAAGAACACATAAGGCCGGTAGCTGGAAATCAGAGTCTACATGACATTACCAATGACAATGGTTCAAGGCTGATTGAGTTTGCAGCAGGGTGCAACATGATTATCAAAAGCACCCAATTTGCCAGGAAAAACAtatataaggtaacatggagATCAAATGATGGAAGAACGAGGAACCAAATTGATCACGTATTAATTGATGGGAGGCATTCCAGTAGTATAATAGACGTAAGAACTAGACGGGGACCAGATAGTGATACAGACCATTTCCTAGTAAAGGCCAAGCTCAGAACTAGAATCTCAACACAAACAACAGACAAACAGATGAAGATCGAAAGATGGAATGTGTCTAAATTGGAAGAAGAAGAGGGAAAGAGACAATACCAACTAGAATTGAGAAACAGATTCCAGGTGTTGGAAAcgaaagaaaatgaaagagaaaatatagaccagaaatggcactccattaaaacgatcattacagaaacagcagagaagtgtataggtcggaagagaaaagcaaaaagaaacaaatggtttgatgaagaatgcgaggataccttaaaagaagcaaacaaaagaagaatcgACTACCTAGCAAACCCGACGGATGAAAAGCGTGAACAATATAATAGAGAGAGAGCCTTAGCCAGAAGAACAGTAAGGAGAAAAAAGAGACAACATTTACAACAACAtacaagaaaaaactaaatacatggtcgtatcaaaaaaggaacgacagcgaataagacaaaacattaccataaacgatcataattttgaggtggtcaaagaattcaaatacctaggagcaacaattaccagtgaaaacacaggagaacgggaggttgaaatacgaatactggcggggaataaatcattctttgccattcaacatctaatgaggtcaaagcttctcttaAGGCgcgccaaaatccaaatgtacaaaaccataatacgaccagcagtgacatatggaagtgaaacatggacattgagaaagagagaaatcaataagctattagtatgggaacgcaaaattctgcgaattatatatggtccttgcagggacagcctgacaaatgaatggaggagcagatacaacaaagaaatagagactctcttcgggaaaggaaacatcgtaagatacataaaagccaatagattaagatgggaaggccacgtggtacggagtgatgacgacagactgattagcaatgtgttttgggaaagaccagatggtagaagatcgacaggaaggcctagaaaaaggtggaaagacgcagtcagggaagacctggagaagatggaagtaaggccatgggaaatactagcacaggatcggaatcaatggaaggcaatagtaaacgcggcaaaaactcacgaagagttgtaaaagccaatgatgatgatgatgatgatgacaaagaacaataaatgtgaaaaactaacattatactttatcctacgtattataaactataaaatatccgggacgaaaaaacgcttttcaaaacgtgacagttacaatccaatatctcactgtaatgttttattataataatttaaagttatgtctagattgattatctatcattatttttaaattgaaatatgttcataaattgtaataaaacacaaatcaatgtgtgGATACTTAATTAAGATTATGGAAAATTACAAtagtaataggagaatttttaggatgcatgtttaaataaatgtgactgactgatagagaatgatcgataatgttttagtttttagtatactcaaaactggcgatctgtcgcacagccctacttttagctggtttcatataatattttcgttgaactggcaacagtgccctagaaattagaatgacacatgtgacaagaccaacgtacacaacttaaaaaacacggtttttggttataagagttgtaccagttttttatgacgcgaacggtacttGATTTTTCTCATGAAAATGCCTGCACATCGGATTAACAGGCCATTTGGTCAACCGGCCAGGATCTGGTCCCAAGATGGCCGGGTAAGAcggagtctactgtatatttaGTCTAACTTACTTAAATGGGGTTCTCCATACACCTGGGCCTTAGCCTTGTTAACCTGCTCCTTTTCTTTGTATGCCGTACTTCTCTGGACATTTTGAAACAAATTCAATGCACTAGTGTACTCATCTTGAAGTCTTTCCCTCTGCATTTTCCTTTGTCTCTGCTCAGATTGTGATAGAGAAGGTGGAATATTGCTAAGCTCTTTGATGTATCCATTGGTATCCTTGACTAACTGCTGAGTGTAGTGTTGAATGGAATGTCTGCACAGAAGATTTAGTAGATATTAAGTGTATTACAGTATCTGTCAAAATAAACAATACCAAAATCTAGAGCAATGAGGCATTTATGTATTCTTCAGGCTTTTGCTTCAGGTGAAGCAAAAGTTTTGAGAAGAAGCTTATTTACAAACTTTATACGAAGATGTAAATTTGAAAAAGTAAAAGCATACAGAAGCTGGCAATTTCTCCTCATTGGTTTGCAAGCTGTCTATTGCCCTGTATAGTGTAAGCCATTATATTATAACTTCAAACTATCAAAATGTTAGTTCATGTTGTTCATTTCTAGACACTACATTTTTTACTGATTTCAAAAGCAACTTAATAGAAATTTTATgaaccacaatattaattttcatcATAGATTATGGTACTTTCTAAAATGATCaggaaaaaagttgaaaaataggGCTTGTAATATCATTTTTGTATTCtaatttttttctcaattttccaCAACTTTTTTAACTAGAACTTACTTAAATTCATGATAAAAAACTTTGGGATATATTTCTACAAATATATATGGTCCAACATACCAAAAACCATCCTTACATACATCCTAACTGAGCTATCAGTacaaattgttaatttaattataaagaaACCAAAACATTCTGACCATTACTAATTGTGAAAATTCCCATTGTGATTTATTATTTACACATTTAAACACATATATATTTTAAATGCCAATATTATaatttaacaaatatatttttcttaCAATTGCTTTCTCAATTCAGGCGAGTCTTGATGTGTTCCTATTTGATTGACCATACGCTGCATAGAAGACACTAAAACCAAAAATTTAGGATTTAAAATGATGGACAGAACTTTGtttacaaataattttgaaatataaaaccacTCCAGATAACATTCctcaaataataattgtttttttggtGTATGTTAATAACAAAGCAAATATATTGTCTATATTGCATTCAATTTCTTTTTACTGTATGATACCTGTTAAATGTTAAGAGATAGGAGCACCAAGTTAATGATTCTTACTGATATTCACAAAAACAACATATGTCTATTTTGCAGGTTGTTTCTTTTTAATGTTAAATATAAGACAAATATCAAACAATAAAAACATCAATGCAATAATCTTTACATGCATTCGCAATTAATACATGCTTAAAATCCGTCTGTGTAGGTTACTTTTTGTGATAAAAGTAAAACTTCCATAATACAGTTTTTATTATGAAATTTTGTTGAAATGACTATGTTAGCATTTAAATTTGTAGTAGAACTATACATACCATTTTGGGATATTTTCTGAATGCTGGTACCGATGGTCTGCGACAGTTTTTGGAAGTCTTGTTCTCTACTTTGACTCCCATTTTGATAACCCAAGTTACTCTCCATTATGAATATCTACAACTAACAGCAAATTGTATTTAGGAAATATATGCGTAATTTTGTAGTTACCTGTTCTTAAGAgatatttctaattctaattatTGAATTAATTATATTACAATAATATAATCGATAAATTTGACGTAAAATCGTGATTCATCCTCTAAAAACAAACTTTGACTTGACATTTCTTTGACAATCATCTGACTGGTTAGGACCAGTGGCGCTCGTTTTGAAATAcgaaatatttatgatttaaaaaagcagctatctaataaatatttattttaatatattagaaACGGACCTTACCTTTAATTCATCCAATAATTATGTGactaattgttgtttttatagccCGGTTACGAGATAACCTATTTTGTCTGTAAAAATTGTTATCATTGTAGACATTTGGATTTGTTCATTTGATCTCTGATATGCTTATTTATACttcaatattacatttattattttatattcctTAGAAGAGATAATTAAGTATGAAGATCCAGAATAATCTAGCGTAGGCTATATATTGTATACAACAGATGAATTAATGTGATTAACTTCGTCTTTGATGTTAGACCTATCAGTCCTTTAAATAAGCCTTGGATCAAGAAATCTTATCATCGAAGACTCAGAGGATG
The genomic region above belongs to Diabrotica undecimpunctata isolate CICGRU chromosome 8, icDiaUnde3, whole genome shotgun sequence and contains:
- the Syx7 gene encoding syntaxin-7, translated to MESNLGYQNGSQSREQDFQKLSQTIGTSIQKISQNVSSMQRMVNQIGTHQDSPELRKQLHSIQHYTQQLVKDTNGYIKELSNIPPSLSQSEQRQRKMQRERLQDEYTSALNLFQNVQRSTAYKEKEQVNKAKAQVYGEPHLIGYKSKDQQLIELQDNNSRQMQMQEESNLRELEEQEQSIRQLESDINDVNLIFKELGTLVHEQGEVIDSIEANVERTTDFVSQGAQQLREASTLKNKVRRKKLIMLIIAALVLTILIIIIVVSLKK